In Listeria cossartiae subsp. cossartiae, one genomic interval encodes:
- a CDS encoding HAMP domain-containing sensor histidine kinase yields MTTSPFSLKSRSLKFKWTFGASAAIFLTFFLFSYAIYQGIGQMLLNEEEPEVKELLLATTSTLTNQDLTDNEEIKYLFNNDKTVNRKLQDQVINLYDKDGHFINKYYFSRNQDITSIDFSQYFVSGTDKFIMNKPTIDGQKMMTAQMPIVADDNTTVIGYAQVVNPLTSYNRMMDRLLVTMILLGAVALFISGMLGYLLAQNFLNPLTRLARSMNDIRKNGFQKRIETQTNSRDEIGELTVVFNDMMTRIETSFEQQKQFVEDASHELRTPVQIMEGHLKLLTRWGKDDPAVLDESLNASLTELERMKKLVQEMLDLSRAEQISQTKELQITDVNATVEQVRRNFEVMYENFTFTLKEDDTDLRALIQHNHLEQILIIIMDNAVKYSGDGTEVDMHVYKEQKQIHIDVRDYGEGISQEEIDKIFNRFYRVDKARSREKGGNGLGLAIAKQLVEGYLGTINAVSEPDKGTTIKITLPYIEPKSK; encoded by the coding sequence ATGACAACTAGCCCATTCTCCTTAAAAAGTCGTTCATTGAAATTCAAATGGACTTTTGGTGCTAGTGCAGCGATTTTTCTAACATTTTTCTTATTTTCCTATGCTATTTATCAAGGGATTGGGCAAATGTTGCTAAATGAAGAAGAACCGGAAGTAAAAGAACTGCTTCTAGCGACAACAAGTACGTTAACAAATCAAGATTTAACCGACAATGAGGAAATCAAATATTTATTTAACAACGATAAAACCGTGAACCGCAAACTACAAGATCAAGTGATTAATCTCTATGATAAAGATGGCCATTTTATTAATAAGTATTATTTTTCTAGAAACCAAGATATCACGAGTATTGATTTTTCACAGTATTTTGTTAGCGGCACGGATAAATTTATTATGAACAAACCGACGATTGATGGGCAGAAGATGATGACGGCGCAAATGCCGATTGTGGCGGACGATAATACGACCGTGATTGGTTATGCGCAAGTCGTAAACCCGCTCACTTCTTATAACCGGATGATGGATCGCTTGCTCGTTACGATGATTTTACTCGGGGCAGTGGCGCTCTTTATTAGTGGCATGCTTGGCTACTTGCTAGCTCAAAACTTCTTAAACCCGCTCACTCGTCTAGCACGGTCTATGAATGATATCCGCAAAAATGGTTTCCAAAAGCGCATCGAAACGCAGACGAATTCACGAGATGAAATCGGTGAATTGACCGTCGTCTTTAATGATATGATGACGCGCATCGAAACGAGCTTTGAACAGCAAAAACAATTCGTTGAGGATGCTTCCCATGAATTACGGACACCTGTTCAAATTATGGAAGGTCATTTAAAACTTCTGACACGTTGGGGTAAAGATGATCCAGCGGTACTTGATGAATCATTAAATGCTTCTTTAACTGAACTAGAACGCATGAAAAAATTAGTACAAGAAATGCTTGATTTATCCAGAGCAGAACAAATTTCGCAAACAAAAGAATTACAAATTACCGATGTAAATGCGACAGTAGAACAAGTTAGACGTAATTTTGAAGTCATGTATGAGAATTTCACTTTTACCTTAAAAGAAGATGACACGGATTTACGTGCGCTTATTCAGCATAATCATTTAGAGCAGATTTTAATTATTATTATGGATAATGCCGTGAAGTATTCAGGTGACGGCACCGAAGTGGATATGCATGTCTATAAAGAACAAAAGCAAATCCATATCGATGTGCGCGATTACGGGGAAGGCATCTCACAAGAAGAAATTGATAAGATATTTAATCGTTTCTACCGTGTAGATAAAGCCAGAAGCCGTGAAAAAGGCGGTAACGGCCTCGGACTTGCGATTGCTAAACAATTAGTCGAAGGATATTTAGGAACGATCAATGCGGTTAGTGAG